Proteins from a genomic interval of Diospyros lotus cultivar Yz01 chromosome 6, ASM1463336v1, whole genome shotgun sequence:
- the LOC127803091 gene encoding uncharacterized protein LOC127803091 isoform X4 yields the protein MAHSTSSSGSSSSISSKNKDEENSPLWKYMNRMEKMGEGGGEVKDKQFIANLMKEVIDEVGDQKVVQIITDNAANCKGAGEIIEGMFPHIYWTHCIVHTLNLALKNICVARNLESNQETYDECHWITEVHGDALVINFFIMNHSMRLAMFNRFSSLKLLAVADTRFASIVVMIKRFKLLRRALEAMVMSDEWGQYRDDDQGKARFVYELVVNENFWEKINYILSFTALIYDMIRVCDTNKPCLHLVYEMWDSMIFNMKKVIYDHESKLPSDFSSFFHVIHRILLARWTKHSTPLHCLAHSLNPRYYSDKWLQEKEGRMPPHMDGDVSTQRMKCFRRLFPNPDERAIVDDEFADFSLKSGSFGDPYAILNSYDKEPRKWWACYGSRAPFLQRLAFKVLGQPTSSFCSERNWSTYSFVYSFRRNKLTPKRAEDLVFVHNNLRLLSRNTS from the exons ATGGCTCATTCAACTTCAAGTTCCGGATCTAGCAGCAGTATTTCATCAAAAAACAAGGATGAAGAAAATAGTCCGTTATGGAAATACATGAATAGAAtggagaaaatgggagaaggaGGAG GTGAAGTAAAGGATAAACAGTTTATTGCTAATTTGATGAAAGAGGTAATAGATGAAGTTGGTGACCAAAAAGTTGTACAAATAATTACTGATAATGCTGCTAATTGCAAGGGAGCTGGGGAAATCATTGAGGGTATGTTTCCACATATTTATTGGACTCATTGTATTGTCCATACACTTAATCTTGCTTTGAAGAATATATGTGTAGCTAGGAATTTAGAAAGTAATCAAGAGACATATGATGAGTGTCATTGGATCACTGAAGTGCATGGAGATGCTTtggtcataaatttttttataatgaatcaTTCAATGAGATTGGCTATGTTCAATCGGTTTAGTTCTTTGAAATTGCTTGCAGTTGCTGACACTCGATTTGCTTCTATTGTTGTTATGattaaaagatttaaacttCTTAGACGTGCACTTGAAGCAATGGTTATGAGTGATGAATGGGGACAATATCGAGATGATGACCAAGGAAAAGCTCGATTTGTTTATGAATTGGTTGTGAATGagaatttttgggaaaaaattaattatattctctCTTTCACGGCacttatttatgatatgattagAGTTTGTGATACAAACAAACCATGCCTTCATTTGGTCTATGAGATGTGGGATTCTATGATTTTCAACATGAAGAAAGTTATTTATGATCATGAAAGTAAGCTGCCAAgtgatttttcatcattttttcatGTCATTCATCGGATTCTTCTTGCTCGTTGGACAAAACATAGCACTCCATTACATTGCCTAGCTCATTCTTTGAACCCGAg GTATTATAGTGATAAATGgcttcaagaaaaagaaggtagaATGCCTCCACATATGGATGGAGATGTCTCCACACAAAGAATGAAGTGTTTTAGGAGACTTTTTCCTAATCCAGATGAGCGTGCTATTGTTGATGATGAGTTTGCtgatttttctcttaaaagTGGGTCATTTGGAGACCCATATGCTATCTTGAATAGCTATGACAAGGAACCTAGGAAGTGGTGGGCATGTTATGGTTCACGTGCTCCTTTCCTTCAAAGGTTAGCTTTTAAGGTGCTTGGACAACCTACTTCTTCATTTTGTtctgaaagaaattggagtacTTATTCTTTTGTTTATTCATTTAGAAGGAATAAACTAACTCCAAAACGTGCAGAGGATTTGGTCTTTGTTCATAACAATCTTCGTCTTTTATCGAGAAACACCTCCTAA
- the LOC127803091 gene encoding uncharacterized protein LOC127803091 isoform X2 yields MKKVEREVAERLSSLQHKQVPLPTSSVSLGPSLSLHEPRILEHLKKRKSMDSPIAKAFDMQTRAQLDAEIARMFYTGGLPFNLVRNPYYLSSYSFAANHPLGGYVPPGYNKLRTTLLQQEKTNVEKLLEPIKSTWLGKGVSIVTDGWSDPQRRPLINFLVVYENGPMFIKSVNCSGEVKDKQFIANLMKEVIDEVGDQKVVQIITDNAANCKGAGEIIEGMFPHIYWTHCIVHTLNLALKNICVARNLESNQETYDECHWITEVHGDALVINFFIMNHSMRLAMFNRFSSLKLLAVADTRFASIVVMIKRFKLLRRALEAMVMSDEWGQYRDDDQGKARFVYELVVNENFWEKINYILSFTALIYDMIRVCDTNKPCLHLVYEMWDSMIFNMKKVIYDHESKLPSDFSSFFHVIHRILLARWTKHSTPLHCLAHSLNPRYYSDKWLQEKEGRMPPHMDGDVSTQRMKCFRRLFPNPDERAIVDDEFADFSLKSGSFGDPYAILNSYDKEPRKWWACYGSRAPFLQSKRIRRRA; encoded by the exons ATGAAAAAAGTTGAAAGAGAAGTTGCAGAAAGATTATCAAGTTTACAACATAAGCAAGTGCCATTACCGACTAGCAGTGTTTCTTTGGGACCTTCTTTGTCTTTACATGAACCAAGAATTTTAGAAcatttaaagaaaagaaaatccatGGATTCACCTATTGCTAAAGCTTTTGACATGCAAACTAGAGCACAATTAGATGCTGAGATTGCTAGGATGTTCTATACTGGGGGTTTGCCTTTTAATCTTGTTAGAAACCCATATTATTTGAGTTCTTATTCATTTGCTGCTAATCATCCATTAGGTGGTTATGTGCCTCCGGGTTATAATAAGTTAAGGACCACATTACTTCAGcaagaaaagacaaatgttgaaaaattgcTAGAACCTATTAAAAGCACTTGGTTGGGAAAAGGTGTTAGCATTGTTACTGATGGTTGGAGTGACCCACAAAGAAGAcctttgattaattttttggttgtttatgaAAATGGTCCAATGTTTATCAAATCTGTGAATTGTTCAGGTGAAGTAAAGGATAAACAGTTTATTGCTAATTTGATGAAAGAGGTAATAGATGAAGTTGGTGACCAAAAAGTTGTACAAATAATTACTGATAATGCTGCTAATTGCAAGGGAGCTGGGGAAATCATTGAGGGTATGTTTCCACATATTTATTGGACTCATTGTATTGTCCATACACTTAATCTTGCTTTGAAGAATATATGTGTAGCTAGGAATTTAGAAAGTAATCAAGAGACATATGATGAGTGTCATTGGATCACTGAAGTGCATGGAGATGCTTtggtcataaatttttttataatgaatcaTTCAATGAGATTGGCTATGTTCAATCGGTTTAGTTCTTTGAAATTGCTTGCAGTTGCTGACACTCGATTTGCTTCTATTGTTGTTATGattaaaagatttaaacttCTTAGACGTGCACTTGAAGCAATGGTTATGAGTGATGAATGGGGACAATATCGAGATGATGACCAAGGAAAAGCTCGATTTGTTTATGAATTGGTTGTGAATGagaatttttgggaaaaaattaattatattctctCTTTCACGGCacttatttatgatatgattagAGTTTGTGATACAAACAAACCATGCCTTCATTTGGTCTATGAGATGTGGGATTCTATGATTTTCAACATGAAGAAAGTTATTTATGATCATGAAAGTAAGCTGCCAAgtgatttttcatcattttttcatGTCATTCATCGGATTCTTCTTGCTCGTTGGACAAAACATAGCACTCCATTACATTGCCTAGCTCATTCTTTGAACCCGAg GTATTATAGTGATAAATGgcttcaagaaaaagaaggtagaATGCCTCCACATATGGATGGAGATGTCTCCACACAAAGAATGAAGTGTTTTAGGAGACTTTTTCCTAATCCAGATGAGCGTGCTATTGTTGATGATGAGTTTGCtgatttttctcttaaaagTGGGTCATTTGGAGACCCATATGCTATCTTGAATAGCTATGACAAGGAACCTAGGAAGTGGTGGGCATGTTATGGTTCACGTGCTCCTTTCCTTCAAAG CaaaagaattagaagaagagctTGA
- the LOC127803091 gene encoding uncharacterized protein LOC127803091 isoform X5 has translation MKKVEREVAERLSSLQHKQVPLPTSSVSLGPSLSLHEPRILEHLKKRKSMDSPIAKAFDMQTRAQLDAEIARMFYTGGLPFNLVRNPYYLSSYSFAANHPLGGYVPPGYNKLRTTLLQQEKTNVEKLLEPIKSTWLGKGVSIVTDGWSDPQRRPLINFLVVYENGPMFIKSVNCSGEVKDKQFIANLMKEVIDEVGDQKVVQIITDNAANCKGAGEIIEGMFPHIYWTHCIVHTLNLALKNICVARNLESNQETYDECHWITEVHGDALVINFFIMNHSMRLAMFNRFSSLKLLAVADTRFASIVVMIKRFKLLRRALEAMVMSDEWGQYRDDDQGKARFVYELVVNENFWEKINYILSFTALIYDMIRVCDTNKPCLHLVYEMWDSMIFNMKKVIYDHESKLPSDFSSFFHVIHRILLARWTKHSTPLHCLAHSLNPSKRIRRRA, from the exons ATGAAAAAAGTTGAAAGAGAAGTTGCAGAAAGATTATCAAGTTTACAACATAAGCAAGTGCCATTACCGACTAGCAGTGTTTCTTTGGGACCTTCTTTGTCTTTACATGAACCAAGAATTTTAGAAcatttaaagaaaagaaaatccatGGATTCACCTATTGCTAAAGCTTTTGACATGCAAACTAGAGCACAATTAGATGCTGAGATTGCTAGGATGTTCTATACTGGGGGTTTGCCTTTTAATCTTGTTAGAAACCCATATTATTTGAGTTCTTATTCATTTGCTGCTAATCATCCATTAGGTGGTTATGTGCCTCCGGGTTATAATAAGTTAAGGACCACATTACTTCAGcaagaaaagacaaatgttgaaaaattgcTAGAACCTATTAAAAGCACTTGGTTGGGAAAAGGTGTTAGCATTGTTACTGATGGTTGGAGTGACCCACAAAGAAGAcctttgattaattttttggttgtttatgaAAATGGTCCAATGTTTATCAAATCTGTGAATTGTTCAGGTGAAGTAAAGGATAAACAGTTTATTGCTAATTTGATGAAAGAGGTAATAGATGAAGTTGGTGACCAAAAAGTTGTACAAATAATTACTGATAATGCTGCTAATTGCAAGGGAGCTGGGGAAATCATTGAGGGTATGTTTCCACATATTTATTGGACTCATTGTATTGTCCATACACTTAATCTTGCTTTGAAGAATATATGTGTAGCTAGGAATTTAGAAAGTAATCAAGAGACATATGATGAGTGTCATTGGATCACTGAAGTGCATGGAGATGCTTtggtcataaatttttttataatgaatcaTTCAATGAGATTGGCTATGTTCAATCGGTTTAGTTCTTTGAAATTGCTTGCAGTTGCTGACACTCGATTTGCTTCTATTGTTGTTATGattaaaagatttaaacttCTTAGACGTGCACTTGAAGCAATGGTTATGAGTGATGAATGGGGACAATATCGAGATGATGACCAAGGAAAAGCTCGATTTGTTTATGAATTGGTTGTGAATGagaatttttgggaaaaaattaattatattctctCTTTCACGGCacttatttatgatatgattagAGTTTGTGATACAAACAAACCATGCCTTCATTTGGTCTATGAGATGTGGGATTCTATGATTTTCAACATGAAGAAAGTTATTTATGATCATGAAAGTAAGCTGCCAAgtgatttttcatcattttttcatGTCATTCATCGGATTCTTCTTGCTCGTTGGACAAAACATAGCACTCCATTACATTGCCTAGCTCATTCTTTGAACCCGAg CaaaagaattagaagaagagctTGA
- the LOC127803091 gene encoding uncharacterized protein LOC127803091 isoform X3 — translation MKKVEREVAERLSSLQHKQVPLPTSSVSLGPSLSLHEPRILEHLKKRKSMDSPIAKAFDMQTRAQLDAEIARMFYTGGLPFNLVRNPYYLSSYSFAANHPLGGYVPPGYNKLRTTLLQQEKTNVEKLLEPIKSTWLGKGVSIVTDGWSDPQRRPLINFLVVYENGPMFIKSVNCSGEVKDKQFIANLMKEVIDEVGDQKVVQIITDNAANCKGAGEIIEGMFPHIYWTHCIVHTLNLALKNICVARNLESNQETYDECHWITEVHGDALVINFFIMNHSMRLAMFNRFSSLKLLAVADTRFASIVVMIKRFKLLRRALEAMVMSDEWGQYRDDDQGKARFVYELVVNENFWEKINYILSFTALIYDMIRVCDTNKPCLHLVYEMWDSMIFNMKKVIYDHESKLPSDFSSFFHVIHRILLARWTKHSTPLHCLAHSLNPRYYSDKWLQEKEGRMPPHMDGDVSTQRMKCFRRLFPNPDERAIVDDEFADFSLKSGSFGDPYAILNSYDKEPRKWWACYGSRAPFLQRGFGLCS, via the exons ATGAAAAAAGTTGAAAGAGAAGTTGCAGAAAGATTATCAAGTTTACAACATAAGCAAGTGCCATTACCGACTAGCAGTGTTTCTTTGGGACCTTCTTTGTCTTTACATGAACCAAGAATTTTAGAAcatttaaagaaaagaaaatccatGGATTCACCTATTGCTAAAGCTTTTGACATGCAAACTAGAGCACAATTAGATGCTGAGATTGCTAGGATGTTCTATACTGGGGGTTTGCCTTTTAATCTTGTTAGAAACCCATATTATTTGAGTTCTTATTCATTTGCTGCTAATCATCCATTAGGTGGTTATGTGCCTCCGGGTTATAATAAGTTAAGGACCACATTACTTCAGcaagaaaagacaaatgttgaaaaattgcTAGAACCTATTAAAAGCACTTGGTTGGGAAAAGGTGTTAGCATTGTTACTGATGGTTGGAGTGACCCACAAAGAAGAcctttgattaattttttggttgtttatgaAAATGGTCCAATGTTTATCAAATCTGTGAATTGTTCAGGTGAAGTAAAGGATAAACAGTTTATTGCTAATTTGATGAAAGAGGTAATAGATGAAGTTGGTGACCAAAAAGTTGTACAAATAATTACTGATAATGCTGCTAATTGCAAGGGAGCTGGGGAAATCATTGAGGGTATGTTTCCACATATTTATTGGACTCATTGTATTGTCCATACACTTAATCTTGCTTTGAAGAATATATGTGTAGCTAGGAATTTAGAAAGTAATCAAGAGACATATGATGAGTGTCATTGGATCACTGAAGTGCATGGAGATGCTTtggtcataaatttttttataatgaatcaTTCAATGAGATTGGCTATGTTCAATCGGTTTAGTTCTTTGAAATTGCTTGCAGTTGCTGACACTCGATTTGCTTCTATTGTTGTTATGattaaaagatttaaacttCTTAGACGTGCACTTGAAGCAATGGTTATGAGTGATGAATGGGGACAATATCGAGATGATGACCAAGGAAAAGCTCGATTTGTTTATGAATTGGTTGTGAATGagaatttttgggaaaaaattaattatattctctCTTTCACGGCacttatttatgatatgattagAGTTTGTGATACAAACAAACCATGCCTTCATTTGGTCTATGAGATGTGGGATTCTATGATTTTCAACATGAAGAAAGTTATTTATGATCATGAAAGTAAGCTGCCAAgtgatttttcatcattttttcatGTCATTCATCGGATTCTTCTTGCTCGTTGGACAAAACATAGCACTCCATTACATTGCCTAGCTCATTCTTTGAACCCGAg GTATTATAGTGATAAATGgcttcaagaaaaagaaggtagaATGCCTCCACATATGGATGGAGATGTCTCCACACAAAGAATGAAGTGTTTTAGGAGACTTTTTCCTAATCCAGATGAGCGTGCTATTGTTGATGATGAGTTTGCtgatttttctcttaaaagTGGGTCATTTGGAGACCCATATGCTATCTTGAATAGCTATGACAAGGAACCTAGGAAGTGGTGGGCATGTTATGGTTCACGTGCTCCTTTCCTTCAAAG AGGATTTGGTCTTTGTTCATAA
- the LOC127803091 gene encoding uncharacterized protein LOC127803091 isoform X1, with protein sequence MKKVEREVAERLSSLQHKQVPLPTSSVSLGPSLSLHEPRILEHLKKRKSMDSPIAKAFDMQTRAQLDAEIARMFYTGGLPFNLVRNPYYLSSYSFAANHPLGGYVPPGYNKLRTTLLQQEKTNVEKLLEPIKSTWLGKGVSIVTDGWSDPQRRPLINFLVVYENGPMFIKSVNCSGEVKDKQFIANLMKEVIDEVGDQKVVQIITDNAANCKGAGEIIEGMFPHIYWTHCIVHTLNLALKNICVARNLESNQETYDECHWITEVHGDALVINFFIMNHSMRLAMFNRFSSLKLLAVADTRFASIVVMIKRFKLLRRALEAMVMSDEWGQYRDDDQGKARFVYELVVNENFWEKINYILSFTALIYDMIRVCDTNKPCLHLVYEMWDSMIFNMKKVIYDHESKLPSDFSSFFHVIHRILLARWTKHSTPLHCLAHSLNPRYYSDKWLQEKEGRMPPHMDGDVSTQRMKCFRRLFPNPDERAIVDDEFADFSLKSGSFGDPYAILNSYDKEPRKWWACYGSRAPFLQRLAFKVLGQPTSSFCSERNWSTYSFVYSFRRNKLTPKRAEDLVFVHNNLRLLSRNTS encoded by the exons ATGAAAAAAGTTGAAAGAGAAGTTGCAGAAAGATTATCAAGTTTACAACATAAGCAAGTGCCATTACCGACTAGCAGTGTTTCTTTGGGACCTTCTTTGTCTTTACATGAACCAAGAATTTTAGAAcatttaaagaaaagaaaatccatGGATTCACCTATTGCTAAAGCTTTTGACATGCAAACTAGAGCACAATTAGATGCTGAGATTGCTAGGATGTTCTATACTGGGGGTTTGCCTTTTAATCTTGTTAGAAACCCATATTATTTGAGTTCTTATTCATTTGCTGCTAATCATCCATTAGGTGGTTATGTGCCTCCGGGTTATAATAAGTTAAGGACCACATTACTTCAGcaagaaaagacaaatgttgaaaaattgcTAGAACCTATTAAAAGCACTTGGTTGGGAAAAGGTGTTAGCATTGTTACTGATGGTTGGAGTGACCCACAAAGAAGAcctttgattaattttttggttgtttatgaAAATGGTCCAATGTTTATCAAATCTGTGAATTGTTCAGGTGAAGTAAAGGATAAACAGTTTATTGCTAATTTGATGAAAGAGGTAATAGATGAAGTTGGTGACCAAAAAGTTGTACAAATAATTACTGATAATGCTGCTAATTGCAAGGGAGCTGGGGAAATCATTGAGGGTATGTTTCCACATATTTATTGGACTCATTGTATTGTCCATACACTTAATCTTGCTTTGAAGAATATATGTGTAGCTAGGAATTTAGAAAGTAATCAAGAGACATATGATGAGTGTCATTGGATCACTGAAGTGCATGGAGATGCTTtggtcataaatttttttataatgaatcaTTCAATGAGATTGGCTATGTTCAATCGGTTTAGTTCTTTGAAATTGCTTGCAGTTGCTGACACTCGATTTGCTTCTATTGTTGTTATGattaaaagatttaaacttCTTAGACGTGCACTTGAAGCAATGGTTATGAGTGATGAATGGGGACAATATCGAGATGATGACCAAGGAAAAGCTCGATTTGTTTATGAATTGGTTGTGAATGagaatttttgggaaaaaattaattatattctctCTTTCACGGCacttatttatgatatgattagAGTTTGTGATACAAACAAACCATGCCTTCATTTGGTCTATGAGATGTGGGATTCTATGATTTTCAACATGAAGAAAGTTATTTATGATCATGAAAGTAAGCTGCCAAgtgatttttcatcattttttcatGTCATTCATCGGATTCTTCTTGCTCGTTGGACAAAACATAGCACTCCATTACATTGCCTAGCTCATTCTTTGAACCCGAg GTATTATAGTGATAAATGgcttcaagaaaaagaaggtagaATGCCTCCACATATGGATGGAGATGTCTCCACACAAAGAATGAAGTGTTTTAGGAGACTTTTTCCTAATCCAGATGAGCGTGCTATTGTTGATGATGAGTTTGCtgatttttctcttaaaagTGGGTCATTTGGAGACCCATATGCTATCTTGAATAGCTATGACAAGGAACCTAGGAAGTGGTGGGCATGTTATGGTTCACGTGCTCCTTTCCTTCAAAGGTTAGCTTTTAAGGTGCTTGGACAACCTACTTCTTCATTTTGTtctgaaagaaattggagtacTTATTCTTTTGTTTATTCATTTAGAAGGAATAAACTAACTCCAAAACGTGCAGAGGATTTGGTCTTTGTTCATAACAATCTTCGTCTTTTATCGAGAAACACCTCCTAA